In one window of Nocardiopsis aegyptia DNA:
- a CDS encoding TetR/AcrR family transcriptional regulator, with protein sequence MATTGESGETPSRGKRADARRNQQALLTAAAKVFVASGVDAPIRAIAAEAGVGMGTIYRHFPTRSDLVIAVYRHQVEACAEAGPRLLAEAESPFEALRRWVDLFVDFLVTKHGLAHAMQSGGGGFDALHAYFLDRLVPVCGQLLDAAVESGEIRSDIRAFELMRGIGNLCVGRESDPDYDPRRLIALLLRGLRRSGAS encoded by the coding sequence GTGGCCACGACAGGTGAGTCCGGGGAGACGCCGTCCCGCGGCAAGAGGGCGGACGCGCGGCGCAACCAGCAGGCGCTGCTGACCGCCGCGGCCAAGGTGTTCGTCGCGTCCGGGGTGGACGCGCCCATCCGCGCGATCGCGGCCGAGGCCGGAGTCGGCATGGGGACGATCTACCGGCACTTCCCGACGCGCTCGGATCTGGTCATCGCCGTCTACCGGCACCAGGTCGAGGCCTGCGCCGAAGCGGGCCCGCGCCTGCTGGCGGAGGCGGAGTCACCGTTCGAGGCGCTTCGGCGGTGGGTCGACCTCTTCGTCGACTTCCTGGTCACCAAGCACGGCCTCGCGCACGCCATGCAGTCGGGCGGCGGCGGGTTCGACGCGCTGCACGCCTACTTCCTCGACCGCCTGGTGCCCGTCTGCGGTCAGTTGCTCGACGCCGCCGTCGAGTCCGGGGAGATCAGGTCCGACATCCGCGCGTTCGAACTGATGCGCGGCATCGGCAACCTCTGCGTCGGGCGTGAGAGCGACCCCGACTACGACCCCCGCCGGCTGATCGCGCTGCTCCTGCGCGGACTGCGGCGGTCGGGGGCGTCCTGA
- a CDS encoding SDR family oxidoreductase, whose amino-acid sequence MSGQRVLMVIGAGGTGEAIARRQGPGSTVVPSDLDEGLLGTLGGVAEAAAFLLSPGSSLVTGTDLPVDGGAVAAVRTGALSAHA is encoded by the coding sequence ATGTCAGGACAGCGTGTGCTCATGGTCATCGGCGCCGGAGGGACGGGCGAGGCGATCGCCCGCCGCCAGGGTCCCGGTTCCACCGTCGTCCCGTCCGACCTCGACGAAGGGCTGCTCGGCACGCTCGGCGGTGTCGCGGAGGCCGCCGCGTTCCTGCTCTCGCCCGGGTCGTCCCTCGTCACCGGTACCGACCTGCCCGTCGACGGCGGAGCCGTCGCCGCCGTGCGGACCGGCGCGCTGTCCGCTCACGCCTGA
- a CDS encoding TetR/AcrR family transcriptional regulator, with protein MNRRGPGRARSEQARAAILDAALTLLSEHGYGGLSVERIAERAGVGKQTIYRWWPSKSAILAECVLDGDGAGLVLPLPGSGDIRADLAAWLATAARYLDDPARLGLARGLAAAAAEDERVGTALYTRLTLAARSALEARFADAIASGQLRDGLDAALVADALLGTVMYRILTGDATRAPRLDDLVALID; from the coding sequence GTGAATCGACGGGGGCCGGGACGGGCGCGCAGCGAGCAGGCGAGGGCGGCGATCCTCGACGCGGCGCTGACCCTGCTCTCCGAACACGGGTACGGCGGCCTGTCGGTCGAGCGGATCGCCGAGCGCGCCGGGGTCGGCAAGCAGACCATCTACCGCTGGTGGCCGTCCAAGAGCGCGATCCTCGCCGAGTGCGTGCTCGACGGGGACGGTGCGGGACTCGTCCTGCCCCTGCCCGGCAGCGGCGACATCCGCGCCGACCTGGCGGCCTGGTTGGCGACCGCCGCCCGCTACCTCGACGACCCCGCCCGGCTGGGGCTGGCCCGCGGACTGGCCGCTGCCGCCGCCGAGGACGAACGCGTGGGCACCGCGCTCTACACGCGACTCACCCTGGCGGCGCGGTCGGCGCTGGAGGCACGGTTCGCGGACGCGATCGCGTCCGGACAGCTCCGGGACGGGCTCGACGCCGCCCTCGTCGCCGACGCCCTGCTCGGCACGGTGATGTACCGCATCCTCACCGGCGACGCGACTCGCGCGCCCCGGCTGGACGACCTGGTCGCGCTGATCGACTGA
- a CDS encoding alpha/beta hydrolase codes for MDASALHPELRSAFRRVPNPPIARGWQRSLVRLGTRLLPRPRLRDGLTHEYVALAPGVGAHVFTPGSGGSGGALLWIHGGGMVIGTAAQDHASCVDTAVDLDIVVVSVEYRLAPEHPFPVPLDDCFRVWSWLLDHAAERGADPHRIAVGGQSAGGGLAAGLVQRIHDHSGVQPVAQWLFCPMLDDRTAARRELDAVDHFLWNNRSNRVGWSAYLGTEPGTPHMPPYAAPGRRTDLDGMPPTWIGTGDIELFYEEDRAYAEALTGAGVDTTLLVVPGAPHAFESLAPRTRVAQEFGAAARTWLRGHLTPPE; via the coding sequence ATGGACGCCTCAGCGCTGCACCCGGAACTGCGGTCGGCCTTCCGGCGCGTACCGAACCCGCCGATCGCCCGGGGCTGGCAGCGAAGCCTCGTACGGCTGGGCACACGGCTGCTGCCACGGCCCAGACTCCGCGACGGACTCACCCACGAGTACGTCGCCCTCGCGCCCGGGGTCGGCGCGCACGTCTTCACGCCCGGGAGCGGCGGCTCCGGCGGGGCGCTGCTGTGGATCCACGGCGGCGGCATGGTCATCGGCACCGCGGCGCAGGACCACGCGTCCTGCGTCGACACGGCCGTCGACCTGGACATCGTGGTGGTCTCGGTCGAGTACCGCCTCGCGCCCGAGCACCCCTTCCCCGTGCCGCTGGACGACTGCTTCCGGGTGTGGTCGTGGCTGCTGGACCACGCGGCGGAGCGGGGTGCCGATCCGCACCGGATCGCGGTCGGCGGCCAGAGCGCCGGCGGCGGACTCGCGGCGGGACTCGTTCAGCGGATCCACGACCACTCGGGCGTCCAACCGGTCGCGCAGTGGCTGTTCTGCCCGATGCTCGACGACCGCACGGCCGCCCGCCGCGAACTCGACGCGGTCGACCACTTCCTGTGGAACAACCGCTCCAACCGGGTCGGCTGGAGCGCGTACCTGGGCACCGAGCCCGGCACGCCGCACATGCCGCCCTACGCCGCTCCGGGCCGCCGGACGGACCTGGACGGAATGCCGCCGACGTGGATCGGCACGGGCGACATCGAGCTGTTCTACGAGGAGGACCGCGCCTACGCCGAGGCGCTGACCGGCGCGGGGGTGGACACCACGCTGCTCGTGGTGCCCGGTGCCCCGCACGCCTTCGAGTCGCTCGCGCCCCGGACCCGGGTGGCGCAGGAGTTCGGCGCCGCCGCGCGCACCTGGCTGCGGGGGCACCTGACCCCGCCGGAGTGA